From the genome of Streptomyces sp. NBC_00659, one region includes:
- the pqqC gene encoding pyrroloquinoline-quinone synthase PqqC has product MTTTAPDTTLVARHRATEDGPAPWTADELERRLRELAVSRYHDRHTFNQRMHEGQLTPAELRTWVANRFYYQCNIPIKDALILSKLHLPAQRRSWLRRIQDHDGHTDQDGGIERWLQLGEAVGLRRDELLDHQHLLPGVRLAVDGYVNFCRNANVLEAVASSLTELCAPSIMLTRLETFPLHYLWIKSAGLSYFRGRVPQGRRDGSEALGWVRTWATTCEQQHQALAALSFKCDVLWSLLDSVQGVADQDHRHA; this is encoded by the coding sequence ATGACCACGACCGCACCCGACACCACGCTCGTCGCCCGCCACCGCGCCACCGAGGACGGCCCGGCACCCTGGACCGCGGACGAGCTGGAACGCCGACTGCGAGAACTGGCGGTCAGCCGCTACCACGACCGCCACACCTTCAACCAGCGCATGCATGAAGGCCAACTGACACCGGCCGAGCTACGCACCTGGGTCGCCAACCGCTTCTACTACCAGTGCAACATTCCCATCAAAGACGCTCTCATCCTGAGCAAGCTCCACCTTCCCGCGCAACGCCGGTCCTGGCTGCGACGCATCCAGGACCACGACGGGCACACCGATCAGGACGGCGGCATCGAGAGATGGCTCCAGCTCGGCGAAGCCGTCGGCCTCCGGCGCGATGAGCTGCTCGACCATCAACACCTCCTGCCCGGCGTCCGCCTGGCCGTGGACGGCTACGTCAACTTCTGCCGCAACGCCAATGTGCTGGAAGCCGTGGCCTCGTCCCTGACGGAACTCTGCGCTCCGTCGATCATGCTGACGCGCCTGGAAACCTTCCCCCTGCACTACCTCTGGATCAAGTCCGCCGGCCTGTCCTACTTCCGCGGCCGTGTTCCCCAGGGCAGGCGCGACGGAAGCGAAGCCCTGGGCTGGGTACGCACGTGGGCCACTACGTGCGAGCAGCAGCACCAGGCCCTGGCCGCCCTGTCCTTCAAGTGCGACGTCCTGTGGAGCCTGCTCGACAGCGTTCAAGGAGTCGCTGATCAGGACCACCGCCATGCCTGA
- the pqqA gene encoding pyrroloquinoline quinone precursor peptide PqqA, with the protein MYDETHTQHQAEPTAQTPAGWQSPDFTVVDTALEVTAYSLRTK; encoded by the coding sequence ATGTACGACGAGACCCACACCCAGCACCAGGCCGAGCCGACAGCCCAGACCCCCGCGGGCTGGCAGAGCCCCGACTTCACAGTGGTCGACACCGCCCTGGAAGTCACCGCCTACTCGCTGCGCACGAAGTAG
- a CDS encoding NAD(P)/FAD-dependent oxidoreductase: MRTVAVVGASLAGLSAARSLRKQGYDGRLVVIGDELHRPYDRPPLSKEFLAGTLGEADLSLETDDEDLRAEWLLGTRATGLDRTERAVRLADGREVRADGIVIATGAAARTLPGSEGLAGVHTLRTLDDARALRDELARGGRLVVIGGGFIGAEVASTAYTLGLDATVVEAAPTPLAGPLGARMGGIVSALHVDHGVRLLCGVEVKRLSGDERSEMGVPPDGVRGRVDAVLLEDGRSIPADIVVVGVGARPCVEWLDGSGVDLDNGVKCGPDGRTSLAGVVAVGDCANWYDPRAGAHRRVEHWTGARERPDAAIATLLAGGAVEPGVPRPPYFWSDQYGVKIQFAGHAAAADSVTIEAGAADDRDVLAVYRRAGVPVAVLGMNQPRLFTRWRKQLAAASS, encoded by the coding sequence GTGAGAACCGTCGCCGTGGTCGGCGCCTCGCTGGCCGGTCTGTCGGCGGCGCGCTCGCTGCGGAAACAGGGCTATGACGGGCGGCTGGTCGTCATCGGTGACGAACTCCACCGCCCGTACGACAGGCCTCCGCTGTCCAAGGAGTTCCTGGCCGGCACCCTGGGTGAGGCGGATCTCTCGCTGGAGACGGACGACGAGGACCTGCGGGCGGAGTGGCTGCTCGGCACTCGTGCCACCGGACTCGACCGCACCGAGCGCGCCGTCCGGCTCGCCGACGGGCGGGAGGTCCGCGCCGACGGCATCGTCATCGCGACCGGCGCCGCGGCGCGCACTCTGCCGGGGTCCGAAGGTCTGGCGGGAGTACACACCCTGCGTACCCTGGACGACGCCCGCGCCCTGCGGGACGAACTGGCCCGGGGCGGACGGCTGGTGGTGATCGGCGGCGGCTTCATCGGTGCGGAGGTCGCCTCCACGGCATACACCCTCGGGCTGGACGCGACGGTCGTCGAGGCGGCCCCGACGCCGCTGGCCGGACCCCTCGGCGCGCGAATGGGCGGCATCGTCTCCGCCCTCCATGTGGACCACGGCGTAAGACTGTTGTGCGGCGTGGAGGTCAAGAGGCTGAGCGGGGACGAGCGAAGCGAGATGGGGGTCCCCCCGGACGGAGTCCGGGGGAGGGTGGACGCCGTCCTGCTGGAGGACGGCCGCAGCATCCCCGCCGACATCGTCGTCGTCGGCGTCGGCGCGCGTCCGTGCGTCGAGTGGCTGGACGGATCCGGCGTCGACCTCGACAACGGCGTCAAGTGCGGTCCCGACGGCCGCACCAGCCTGGCCGGCGTGGTCGCGGTCGGCGACTGCGCCAACTGGTACGACCCGCGCGCGGGCGCCCACCGTCGCGTCGAGCACTGGACCGGTGCGCGCGAGCGTCCCGATGCCGCCATCGCCACACTGCTGGCGGGCGGTGCGGTGGAACCGGGCGTGCCCAGGCCGCCGTACTTCTGGTCCGACCAGTACGGCGTGAAGATCCAGTTCGCCGGTCACGCGGCAGCCGCCGACAGCGTGACCATCGAGGCGGGCGCCGCGGACGACCGTGACGTCCTGGCCGTCTACCGGCGTGCCGGAGTTCCGGTCGCCGTGCTCGGTATGAACCAGCCTCGGTTGTTCACCCGCTGGCGCAAGCAGCTCGCCGCCGCGAGCTCTTGA
- a CDS encoding bifunctional 3-phenylpropionate/cinnamic acid dioxygenase ferredoxin subunit, with protein sequence MMIPACRLVDLPRGEAHRLDIDPPVSVFHTEDGELFAIDDTCTHQDASLADGWLEGCEVECPLHASKFDLRTGAVDSPPAKLPVRTHEVVVEDGVIHVRLSAAAPNLPPCVAARLAGGSA encoded by the coding sequence ATGATGATTCCCGCGTGCCGTCTCGTGGATCTCCCGCGAGGTGAGGCTCACCGGCTCGACATCGATCCGCCGGTCTCGGTCTTCCACACCGAGGACGGCGAGCTCTTCGCCATCGACGACACCTGCACCCACCAGGACGCCTCGCTCGCCGACGGCTGGCTGGAGGGCTGCGAGGTGGAATGCCCGCTGCACGCTTCGAAGTTCGACCTGAGGACCGGCGCGGTCGACTCTCCGCCGGCCAAGCTCCCGGTCCGGACGCACGAGGTCGTCGTCGAGGACGGCGTGATCCACGTCCGGTTGTCCGCAGCTGCCCCCAACCTGCCGCCCTGCGTCGCAGCCCGGCTCGCCGGGGGTTCCGCGTGA
- the pqqB gene encoding pyrroloquinoline quinone biosynthesis protein PqqB codes for MLLRILGTAAGGGIPQWNCACPGCTGARRHPSRRRLHDGLAFQPADSGAWFLANATPDIAEQLESHPSLRPDAGQERTPVVSIVLTDAELDHTLGLLRLREASRIDIWCTEPVRKALTTRLSLNEVLAPYTTLNWYDLPLAGAERPTDIGGLHVSAIPLSAKRPRYAADEPAHPAWSIALKVRDRATGKTALYAPALATWNDRLDDEIADADCVLIDGTFLRDDEPRRTGFSRRTASAMGHLPIEGPHGTALRLQGSGRQILYTHLNNSNPLVDPDDPAHERLAGLGLGVAADRMVVSL; via the coding sequence GTGCTGCTGCGCATCCTCGGCACAGCAGCCGGTGGTGGCATACCCCAGTGGAACTGCGCGTGCCCCGGCTGCACCGGGGCCCGCCGACACCCCTCACGCCGACGCCTCCACGACGGACTGGCCTTTCAACCGGCGGACTCAGGGGCCTGGTTCCTCGCCAATGCCACACCGGACATCGCCGAGCAGCTCGAAAGTCACCCCAGCCTCAGGCCCGACGCCGGACAGGAACGCACACCCGTCGTAAGCATCGTTCTCACCGATGCCGAACTCGACCACACCCTCGGCCTCCTGCGGCTCAGGGAAGCCTCCCGCATCGACATCTGGTGCACCGAACCCGTGCGCAAAGCCCTGACCACACGTCTGTCCCTCAACGAGGTCCTTGCCCCCTACACCACGCTGAACTGGTACGACCTTCCCCTTGCCGGAGCCGAACGCCCCACAGACATAGGCGGACTCCACGTCAGCGCCATCCCGCTGTCCGCCAAGCGCCCCCGCTACGCCGCCGACGAACCCGCACACCCGGCCTGGAGCATCGCTCTCAAAGTCCGCGACCGAGCCACCGGGAAGACCGCACTGTACGCGCCGGCCCTCGCGACCTGGAACGACCGCCTCGACGACGAAATCGCCGACGCGGACTGCGTCCTGATCGACGGAACCTTCCTCAGGGACGACGAGCCCCGCCGCACAGGCTTCTCGCGGCGCACCGCCTCCGCCATGGGACACCTGCCCATCGAAGGCCCGCACGGCACCGCCCTCCGCCTCCAAGGAAGCGGCAGACAGATCCTCTACACCCACCTCAACAACAGCAATCCCCTGGTGGACCCGGACGACCCCGCACACGAACGGCTCGCCGGCCTGGGCCTGGGCGTCGCCGCAGACAGGATGGTGGTGTCTCTATGA
- the pqqD gene encoding pyrroloquinoline quinone biosynthesis peptide chaperone PqqD: MPDASAWHPRLPPAARLRHDQVRNTDVLLLPERVIVLHGSGRAVLDLVDGTRTVDEIIAALVPDPVPDTIRDDVISFLHKLRTEGSLR, translated from the coding sequence ATGCCTGACGCATCCGCCTGGCATCCCCGCCTGCCACCCGCCGCCCGCCTGCGTCACGACCAGGTGCGCAACACCGACGTCCTGCTCCTGCCCGAACGGGTCATCGTCCTGCACGGCTCCGGCCGGGCCGTCCTCGATCTCGTGGACGGCACCCGCACCGTCGACGAGATCATCGCCGCCCTCGTCCCGGATCCCGTCCCGGACACGATCCGCGACGACGTCATCTCATTCCTGCACAAGCTCCGTACAGAAGGCAGCCTGCGATGA
- the pqqE gene encoding pyrroloquinoline quinone biosynthesis protein PqqE, producing the protein MTAPTPPWALLSELTHACPLHCAYCSNPLELTRRSQELTAGQWADIFRQAAELGVLHTHLSGGEPLLRKDLEQITRSAADAGLYTQLVTSGVGLTAERLDALVDAGLHSVQLSVQHADSRRSDDLAGHPAFTAKRQAAALVRERNLPLGINVVLHRHNLDALDALMELAVAWDADRIELANAQFYGWGLLNRAALMPSREQLAAAGAQVEAWKERLDGTLEITWVVPDYFSGAPKPCMGGWGAVSLTVTPDGTTLPCPAAATLPGLDAPNATERPLRWIWEESPAFNAYRGTDWMPDPCRSCERRTEDFGGCRCQAFALTGDASRTDPACSLSPDHATLIDLTRPGTPPALVPRRPAAASRFQARTVRHVP; encoded by the coding sequence ATGACGGCTCCCACCCCGCCCTGGGCACTGCTCTCCGAACTCACCCACGCCTGCCCCCTGCACTGTGCCTACTGCTCCAACCCCCTGGAACTGACCCGCCGTTCGCAGGAACTCACCGCCGGCCAGTGGGCCGACATCTTCCGCCAGGCAGCAGAACTCGGCGTCCTGCACACACACCTCTCCGGCGGCGAGCCCCTGCTGCGCAAGGACCTCGAGCAGATCACCCGCTCCGCAGCGGACGCAGGCCTGTACACCCAGCTGGTCACCAGCGGTGTCGGACTGACGGCCGAACGACTCGATGCCCTGGTGGATGCCGGGCTGCACAGTGTCCAACTGTCCGTCCAGCACGCCGACTCGCGCCGGTCCGACGACCTCGCCGGCCACCCTGCCTTCACCGCCAAACGGCAGGCTGCCGCGCTTGTCAGGGAGCGCAACCTGCCCCTGGGCATCAACGTCGTCCTGCACCGGCACAATCTCGACGCCCTGGACGCACTGATGGAACTTGCCGTGGCCTGGGACGCAGACCGGATCGAGCTGGCCAACGCACAGTTCTACGGCTGGGGCCTGCTCAACCGAGCCGCGCTCATGCCGAGCCGCGAGCAGTTGGCCGCCGCCGGAGCGCAGGTGGAGGCCTGGAAAGAACGACTCGACGGCACTCTCGAGATCACCTGGGTGGTGCCCGACTACTTCTCCGGCGCACCCAAGCCCTGCATGGGAGGCTGGGGCGCCGTCTCGCTGACTGTCACTCCGGACGGGACGACTCTTCCCTGCCCGGCAGCGGCAACACTGCCAGGGCTCGATGCGCCCAACGCCACCGAGCGGCCCCTGCGCTGGATCTGGGAGGAGTCACCCGCCTTCAACGCCTACCGAGGCACCGACTGGATGCCGGACCCCTGCCGCAGCTGCGAACGGCGGACCGAGGACTTCGGGGGGTGCCGCTGCCAGGCATTCGCCCTCACCGGAGACGCGTCCCGTACCGACCCGGCCTGTTCACTGTCGCCGGACCACGCGACCCTGATCGATCTCACGCGCCCCGGCACTCCGCCCGCGCTCGTACCTCGACGCCCTGCAGCAGCCAGTCGGTTCCAGGCGCGCACCGTACGGCACGTCCCGTGA
- a CDS encoding ThuA domain-containing protein, with the protein MRTRLRMRPLHAALTSAATTVGITVALVATGTLSMAQGRIGQGAQELGDPDYGVCRGVDAHCYHDWGNFDTTKGFKVLLYTRTAGPRHANLGPVLAAGMNPPLTDANVVQKAVLKLGADNGFQVDYTEDVSQLASPATLFKYNAVIFYSTSRDALDDAAQTSLRQYVRGGGGFVGVHNAFGTEYNWPWYEGLLGNANFYDHGPAQPGTVETVDRRDVSTKSLPSKWNFSDEWYNLVPAPTRVRVLANVDESTLAKGVTGNYNHPGHGENHPVAWCQYYDGGRAWLTTLGHDAKDFSTDGSFAGAAEFQKLLLGGIESAMGKTPFCK; encoded by the coding sequence ATGAGAACCAGACTCCGCATGCGTCCGCTGCATGCAGCGCTCACCAGCGCCGCCACGACGGTCGGCATCACCGTCGCCCTGGTGGCCACAGGCACCCTCAGCATGGCGCAGGGCCGCATCGGTCAGGGCGCCCAGGAACTCGGCGACCCCGACTACGGCGTATGCCGCGGCGTCGACGCCCACTGCTATCACGACTGGGGCAACTTCGACACCACCAAGGGCTTCAAGGTCCTGCTCTACACCCGCACCGCAGGCCCCCGCCACGCCAACCTCGGCCCGGTGCTCGCCGCAGGCATGAATCCGCCCCTCACCGATGCGAACGTCGTCCAGAAGGCCGTGCTCAAGCTGGGCGCGGACAACGGCTTCCAGGTCGACTACACCGAGGACGTCTCCCAACTCGCCTCGCCCGCAACCCTGTTCAAGTACAACGCCGTCATCTTCTACTCCACCAGCCGAGACGCCCTCGACGACGCGGCTCAGACCTCCCTGCGGCAGTACGTCCGCGGCGGCGGCGGATTCGTCGGCGTCCACAACGCGTTCGGCACCGAGTACAACTGGCCCTGGTACGAGGGCCTGCTCGGCAACGCCAACTTCTACGACCACGGCCCCGCGCAGCCCGGCACGGTCGAAACCGTCGACCGCAGGGACGTCTCCACGAAGTCGCTGCCCTCCAAGTGGAACTTCTCCGACGAGTGGTACAACCTCGTTCCCGCGCCGACACGGGTGCGTGTCCTGGCCAACGTCGACGAGAGCACCCTCGCCAAGGGCGTGACCGGCAACTACAACCATCCCGGGCACGGCGAGAACCACCCCGTCGCCTGGTGCCAGTACTACGACGGCGGCCGCGCCTGGCTGACCACACTCGGCCACGACGCCAAGGACTTCTCCACCGACGGCTCCTTCGCGGGTGCCGCCGAGTTCCAAAAGCTCCTCCTCGGCGGCATCGAATCCGCCATGGGCAAGACGCCGTTCTGCAAGTGA
- a CDS encoding MBL fold metallo-hydrolase — protein MKNPQRDAEQIREQALQRSPAQFLELYARVGEHERAVMLAVLRERTSSGQKAIRVHLGDALHPDDLPLWKQTHPDKAPDAELTDGQGLTVAGIELSVLHTPGHASGAVCLYAPALTALFGGDTLFAGGPGATGRSYSHFPTIIESIRDRLLTLPGDTVVRSGNGGETTVAAGAPYLQEWIGRGF, from the coding sequence GTGAAGAATCCACAGCGGGACGCCGAACAGATACGGGAGCAAGCCCTGCAGCGCAGCCCCGCCCAGTTCCTGGAGCTCTACGCGCGGGTGGGCGAGCACGAGCGAGCAGTGATGCTGGCGGTATTACGGGAGCGGACCTCAAGCGGTCAGAAGGCGATCAGGGTTCACCTGGGCGACGCGCTCCACCCGGACGACCTGCCGCTGTGGAAGCAGACCCACCCCGACAAGGCGCCGGACGCCGAACTGACCGACGGCCAGGGCCTTACGGTGGCTGGCATCGAGCTGAGCGTGCTGCATACGCCGGGCCATGCGTCCGGCGCGGTCTGCCTGTACGCACCGGCCCTGACCGCCCTCTTCGGCGGCGACACCCTGTTCGCCGGTGGGCCGGGGGCGACGGGGCGGTCGTACAGCCACTTCCCGACCATCATCGAGTCGATCCGGGACCGGCTGCTGACACTGCCGGGCGACACCGTCGTGCGCTCCGGAAACGGAGGAGAGACCACCGTCGCCGCCGGGGCCCCGTACCTCCAGGAGTGGATCGGGCGCGGTTTCTGA